The following are encoded in a window of Chlorocebus sabaeus isolate Y175 chromosome 10, mChlSab1.0.hap1, whole genome shotgun sequence genomic DNA:
- the MBD5 gene encoding methyl-CpG-binding domain protein 5 isoform X4, giving the protein MNGGKECDGGDKEGGLPAIQVPVGWQRRVDQNGVLYVSPSGSLLSCLEQVKTYLLTDGTCKCGLECPLILPKVFNFDPGAAVKQRTAEDVKADEDVTKLCIHKRKIIAVATLHKSMEAPHPSLVLTSPGGGTNATPVVPSRAATPRSVRNKSHEGITNSVMPECKNPFKLMIGSSNAVGRLYVQELPGSQQQELHPVYPRQRLGSSEHGQKSPFRGSHGGLPSPASSGSQIYGDGSISPRTDPLGSPDVFTRNNPGFHGAPNSSPIHLNRTPLSPPSVMLHGSPVQSSCAMAGRTNIPLSPTLTTKSPVMKKPMCNFSTNMEIPRAMFHHKPPQGPPPPPPPSCALQKKPLTSEKDPLGILDPIPSKPVNQNPVIINPTSFHSNVHSQVPMMNVSMPPAVVPLPSNLPLPTVKPGHMNHGSHVQRVQHSASTSLSPSPVTSPVHMMGTGIGRIEASPQRSRSSSTSSDHGNFMMPPIGPQATCSGIKVPPRSPRSTIGSPRPSMPSSPSTKSDGHHQYKDIPNPLIAGISNVLNTPSSAAFPTASAGSGSVKSQPGLLGMPLNQILNQHNAASFPASSLLSAAAKAQLANQNKLAGNNSSSSSNSGAVAGSGNTEGHSTLNTMFPPTANMLLPTGEGQSGRAALRDKLMSQQKDSLRKRKQPPTTVLSLLRQSQMDSSAVPKPGPDLLRKQGQSSFPISSMSQLLQSMSCQSSHLSSNSTPGCGASNTALPCSANQLHFTDPSMNSSVLQNSLTQNIPLRGEAVHCHNANTNFVHSNSPVPNHHLAGLINQIQASGNCGMLSQSGMALGNSLHPNPPQSRISTSSTPVIPNSIVSSYNQTSSEAGGSGPSSSIAIAGTNHPAITKTTSVLQDGVIVTTAAGNPLQSQLPIGSDFPFVGQEHALHFPSNSTSNNHLPHPLNPSLLSSLPISLPVNQQHLLNQNLLNILQPSAGEGDMSSINNTLNNHQLTHLQSLLNNNQMFPPNQQQQQLLQGYQNLQAFQGQPTIPCPANNNPMACLFQNFQVRMQEDAALLNKRISTQPGLTALPENPNTTLPPFQDTPCELQPRIDPSLGQQVKDGLVVGGPGDASVDAIYKAVVDAASKGMQVVITTAVNSTTQISPIPALSAMSAFTASIGDPLNLSSAVSAVIHGRNMGGVDHDGRLRNSRGVRLPKNLDHGKNANEGDGFEYFKSASCHTSKKQWDGEQSPRGERNRWKYEEFLDHPGHIHSSPCHERSNNVSTLPFLPGEQHPILLPPRNCPGDKILEENFRYNNYKRTMMSFKERLENTVERCAHINGNRPRQSRGFGELLSTAKQDLVLEEQSPSSSNSLENSLVKDYIHYNGDFNAKSINGCVPSPSDAKSISSEDDLRNPDSPSSNELIHYRPRTFNVGDLVWGQIKGLTSWPGKLVREDDVHNSCQQSPEEGKVEPEKLKTLTEGLEAYSRVRKRNRKSGKLNNHLEAAIHEAMSELDKMSGTVHQIPQGDRQMRPPKPKRRKISR; this is encoded by the exons TCCCAGTGGGTCTTTGTTATCTTGCTTGGAGCAGGTTAAAACATACCTGCTTACCGATGGAACATGCAAGTGTGGCTTGGAATGTCCTCTTATTCTTCCTAAG GTGTTTAATTTTGATCCTGGAGCTGCTGTGAAACAGAGAACTGCAGAAGATGTTAAGGCAGATGAAGATGTCACAAAGCTATgcatacataaaagaaaaatcattgcaGTGGCCACACTTCATAAAAGCATGGAAGCCCCACATCCTTCTCTGGTGCTCACCAGTCCTGGAGGAGGAACAA ATGCAACTCCAGTAGTACCTTCTCGGGCAGCAACTCCAAGATCAGTAAGAAATAAGTCTCATGAAGGAATTACAAATTCTGTAATGCCTGAATGTAAGAATCCTTTCAAGTTAATGATTGGATCATCAAATGCCGTGGGAAGGCTATATGTACAAGAACTGCCTGGAAGCCAACAACAAGAACTCCACCCTGTCTACCCCCGACAGAGATTGGGCAGCAGTGAACATGGACAGAAATCTCCATTCCGTGGCAGCCATGGAGGCCTGCCTAGCCCAGCGTCATCAGGTTCCCAGATATATGGAGATGGTTCAATCTCTCCAAGGACTGACCCACTTGGAAGTCCTGATGTTTTCACAAGAAATAATCCTGGTTTTCATGGAGCTCCCAATTCTAGTCCTATTCACCTGAATAGGACTCCTCTTTCTCCACCTTCAGTAATGCTACATGGTTCTCCTGTACAGTCATCCTGTGCAATGGCTGGAAGGACTAATATACCTCTTTCCCCAACCTTGACTACAAAGAGTCCAGTAATGAAAAAACCAATGTGTAATTTTTCAACTAATATGGAAATACCACGAGCAATGTTCCACCACAAACCACCCCAAGGcccacctccccctcctccaccttctTGTGCTCTTCAGAAAAAGCCATTAACATCTGAGAAAGATCCACTTGGCATTCTTGACCCTATTCCTAGTAAACCAGTGAATCAGAACCCCGTTATCATTAATCCAACCAGTTTCCATTCAAATGTCCACTCTCAGGTACCTATGATGAATGTAAGCATGCCTCCTGCTGTTGTTCCTTTGCCAAGTAATCTCCCATTGCCAACTGTAAAACCTGGCCACATGAATCATGGGAGTCATGTACAAAGAGTTCAGCATTCAGCTTCAACCTCCCTGTCCCCTTCTCCAGTGACATCCCCAGTGCACATGATGGGGACTGGAATTGGAAGGATTGAGGCATCGCCCCAAAGATCACGCTCATCTTCCACATCATCAGATCATGGAAATTTCATGATGCCACCTATAGGACCCCAGGCCACTTGTAGTGGTATTAAGGTTCCACCCAGGTCACCAAGGTCAACAATAGGGTCCCCAAGGCCATCAATGCCATCAAGCCCTTCTACCAAGTCCGATGGACATCATCAGTACAAGGATATCCCTAACCCATTAATTGCTGGAATAAGTAATGTACTAAATACCCCAAGCAGTGCAGCTTTTCCTACTGCATCTGCCGGAAGTGGTTCTGTAAAGAGTCAGCCTGGTTTGCTGGGAATGCCTTTAAATCAGATCTTGAACCAGCACAATGCTGCCTCCTTTCCAGCAAGTAGTTTACTCTCAGCAGCAGCCAAAGCACAGCTAGCAAATCAAAACAAACTTGCTGGTAACAACAGTAGCAGCAGTAGCAATTCTGGAGCTGTTGCCGGCAGTGGCAACACTGAAGGACATAGCACTTTAAACACCATGTTCCCTCCTACTGCCAACATGCTTCTCCCAACAGGTGAAGGGCAAAGTGGTCGAGCAGCACTAAGAGATAAGCTGATGTCTCAGCAAAAAGACTCACTGCGGAAAAGGAAACAACCACCTACGACAGTGTTGAGTTTGCTCAGACAGTCTCAAATGGATAGTTCTGCAGTTCCTAAACCTGGACCTGACTTGCTAAGGAAGCAGGGTCAGAGTTCATTTCCCATCAGTTCAATGTCTCAGTTACTACAGTCTATGAGTTGTCAAAGCTCTCACTTGAGTAGCAATAGTACCCCGGGTTGTGGGGCCTCAAATACTGCTTTGCCTTGCTCTGCTAACCAGCTGCATTTTACAGATCCCAGTATGAACTCTAGTGTTCTTCAGAATTCACTGACACAGAACATACCTTTAAGAGGGGAAGCCGTGCACTGCCACAATGCAAACACTAACTTTGTTCACAGTAACAGTCCAGTCCCCAACCACCATCTTGCAGGTTTAATAAATCAGATTCAGGCTAGCGGGAACTGTGGGATGCTCAGTCAGTCGGGCATGGCTTTAGGAAATTCCTTACATCCCAATCCACCTCAGTCAAGAATTTCAACGTCCTCCACTCCAGTGATACCAAACAGCATTGTTAGCAGCTATAATCAAACAAGTTCTGAAGCAG gcgGTTCAGGACCATCATCCTCCATAGCCATAGCGGGCACCAACCACCCTGCCATCACAAAGACAACATCTGTTCTTCAAGATGGCGTCATAGTCACCACGGCAGCTGGAAACCCACTGCAGAGTCAGCTGCCCATTGGGAGTGATTTTCCTTTTGTTGGCCAGGAGCACGCACTTCATTTTCCATCCAACAGCACTTCAAACAACCATCTTCCACACCCCTTGAACCCCAGCCTCCTCAGTTCTCTACCTATCTCTTTGCCAGTGAATCAACAGCATCTCCTAAACCAGAATCTATTAAATATCCTCCAGCCTTCAGCAGGAGAAG GTGATATGTCATCAATAAACAATACTTTGAATAACCATCAACTGACTCATCTACAGTCGCTGTTAAACAACAATCAGATGTTTCCTCCAAATCAGCAACAGCAGCAACTTCTCCAGGGGTACCAGAATCTCCAGGCGTTCCAAGGACAGCCCACAATTCCTTGCCCAGCTAACAATAACCCCATGGCTTGTCTGTTTCAGAACTTTCAG GTGAGAATGCAGGAAGATGCAGCTCTCCTAAACAAAAGAATAAGCACTCAGCCTGGGCTCACAGCACTTCCTGAGAATCCAAACACTACACTTCCACCTTTTCAAGATACACCTTGTGAGTTGCAACCGAGGATTGACCCATCTCTTGGTCAACAGGTGAAGGATGGCCTCGTTGTGGGTGGCCCAGGTGATGCTTCTGTAGATGCCATTTACAAAGCAGTTGTCGATGCAGCCAGCAAGGGAATGCAGGTTGTCATCACCACTGCAGTCAACAGTACAACTCAGATCAGCCCCATTCCAGCTCTGAGTGCCATGAGTGCCTTCACTGCTTCAATTGGTGACCCATTAAATCTCTCCAGTGCTGTCAGTGCGGTCATTCATGGACGGAACATGGGAGGTGTTGATCATGACGGTAGGCTGAGGAATTCAAGAGGGGTTCGGCTGCCCAAGAATCTAGACCATGGGAAAAATGCGAACGAAGGAGATGGGTTTGAATATTTCAAGTCAGCAAGTTGCCACACATCCAAAAAACAGTGGGACGGGGAGCAAAGCCCCAGAGGGGAGCGAAACAGGTGGAAGTACGAGGAATTTTTAGATCATCCAGGCCATATCCACAGTAGTCCTTGTCATGAAAGGTCCAATAATGTCTCTACACTGCCATTTCTGCCTGGGGAACAGCACCCAATACTGTTACCACCAAGAAACTGTCCAGGGGATAAAATTCTAGAGGAAAATTTCAGGTATAATAACTACAAAAGAACTATGATGAGTTTTAAGGAGAGACTAGAGAACACTGTGGAAAGATGTGCACACATTAATGGGAATAGACCTCGACAGAGTCGGGGATTTGGAGAGCTGCTAAGCACTGCAAAGCAAGACCTGGTCCTAGAGGAGCAGTCTCCAAGTTCCTCAAATAGTTTGGAAAATTCTCTGGTCAAAGACTACATCCATTACAATGGAGACTTTAATGCCAAAAGCATTAATGGGTGTGTGCCTAGCCCTTCAGATGCTAAAAGCATTAGTAGTGAAGATGACCTAAGGAATCCAGACTCCCCCTCTTCAAATGAATTGATACATTATAGACCAAGGACGTTCAATGTTGGCGACTTGGTCTGGGGCCAAATCAAAGGACTGACTTCCTGGCCTGGAAAATTAGTAAGAGAAGACGACGTTCACAATTCATGTCAACAAAGCCCAGAGGAAGGGAAG
- the MBD5 gene encoding methyl-CpG-binding domain protein 5 isoform X1, producing MNGGKECDGGDKEGGLPAIQVPVGWQRRVDQNGVLYVSPSGSLLSCLEQVKTYLLTDGTCKCGLECPLILPKVFNFDPGAAVKQRTAEDVKADEDVTKLCIHKRKIIAVATLHKSMEAPHPSLVLTSPGGGTNATPVVPSRAATPRSVRNKSHEGITNSVMPECKNPFKLMIGSSNAVGRLYVQELPGSQQQELHPVYPRQRLGSSEHGQKSPFRGSHGGLPSPASSGSQIYGDGSISPRTDPLGSPDVFTRNNPGFHGAPNSSPIHLNRTPLSPPSVMLHGSPVQSSCAMAGRTNIPLSPTLTTKSPVMKKPMCNFSTNMEIPRAMFHHKPPQGPPPPPPPSCALQKKPLTSEKDPLGILDPIPSKPVNQNPVIINPTSFHSNVHSQVPMMNVSMPPAVVPLPSNLPLPTVKPGHMNHGSHVQRVQHSASTSLSPSPVTSPVHMMGTGIGRIEASPQRSRSSSTSSDHGNFMMPPIGPQATCSGIKVPPRSPRSTIGSPRPSMPSSPSTKSDGHHQYKDIPNPLIAGISNVLNTPSSAAFPTASAGSGSVKSQPGLLGMPLNQILNQHNAASFPASSLLSAAAKAQLANQNKLAGNNSSSSSNSGAVAGSGNTEGHSTLNTMFPPTANMLLPTGEGQSGRAALRDKLMSQQKDSLRKRKQPPTTVLSLLRQSQMDSSAVPKPGPDLLRKQGQSSFPISSMSQLLQSMSCQSSHLSSNSTPGCGASNTALPCSANQLHFTDPSMNSSVLQNSLTQNIPLRGEAVHCHNANTNFVHSNSPVPNHHLAGLINQIQASGNCGMLSQSGMALGNSLHPNPPQSRISTSSTPVIPNSIVSSYNQTSSEAGGSGPSSSIAIAGTNHPAITKTTSVLQDGVIVTTAAGNPLQSQLPIGSDFPFVGQEHALHFPSNSTSNNHLPHPLNPSLLSSLPISLPVNQQHLLNQNLLNILQPSAGEGKSEINLHPLGFLDPNVNAALAFLSSDMDGQVLQPVHFQLLAALLQNQAQAAAMLPLPSFNLTISDLFQQQNTPLPSLTQMTAPPDHLPSNQSDNSRAETLLTSPLGNPLPSFAGSDTTFNPLFLPAVNGASGLMTLNPQLLGGVLNSASANTANHPEVSIATSSQATTTTTTTSSAVAALTVSTLGGTAVVSMAETLLNISNNAGNTPGSAKLNSNSVVPQLLNPLLGTGLLGDMSSINNTLNNHQLTHLQSLLNNNQMFPPNQQQQQLLQGYQNLQAFQGQPTIPCPANNNPMACLFQNFQVRMQEDAALLNKRISTQPGLTALPENPNTTLPPFQDTPCELQPRIDPSLGQQVKDGLVVGGPGDASVDAIYKAVVDAASKGMQVVITTAVNSTTQISPIPALSAMSAFTASIGDPLNLSSAVSAVIHGRNMGGVDHDGRLRNSRGVRLPKNLDHGKNANEGDGFEYFKSASCHTSKKQWDGEQSPRGERNRWKYEEFLDHPGHIHSSPCHERSNNVSTLPFLPGEQHPILLPPRNCPGDKILEENFRYNNYKRTMMSFKERLENTVERCAHINGNRPRQSRGFGELLSTAKQDLVLEEQSPSSSNSLENSLVKDYIHYNGDFNAKSINGCVPSPSDAKSISSEDDLRNPDSPSSNELIHYRPRTFNVGDLVWGQIKGLTSWPGKLVREDDVHNSCQQSPEEGKVWVMWFGLHTFTQVEPEKLKTLTEGLEAYSRVRKRNRKSGKLNNHLEAAIHEAMSELDKMSGTVHQIPQGDRQMRPPKPKRRKISR from the exons TCCCAGTGGGTCTTTGTTATCTTGCTTGGAGCAGGTTAAAACATACCTGCTTACCGATGGAACATGCAAGTGTGGCTTGGAATGTCCTCTTATTCTTCCTAAG GTGTTTAATTTTGATCCTGGAGCTGCTGTGAAACAGAGAACTGCAGAAGATGTTAAGGCAGATGAAGATGTCACAAAGCTATgcatacataaaagaaaaatcattgcaGTGGCCACACTTCATAAAAGCATGGAAGCCCCACATCCTTCTCTGGTGCTCACCAGTCCTGGAGGAGGAACAA ATGCAACTCCAGTAGTACCTTCTCGGGCAGCAACTCCAAGATCAGTAAGAAATAAGTCTCATGAAGGAATTACAAATTCTGTAATGCCTGAATGTAAGAATCCTTTCAAGTTAATGATTGGATCATCAAATGCCGTGGGAAGGCTATATGTACAAGAACTGCCTGGAAGCCAACAACAAGAACTCCACCCTGTCTACCCCCGACAGAGATTGGGCAGCAGTGAACATGGACAGAAATCTCCATTCCGTGGCAGCCATGGAGGCCTGCCTAGCCCAGCGTCATCAGGTTCCCAGATATATGGAGATGGTTCAATCTCTCCAAGGACTGACCCACTTGGAAGTCCTGATGTTTTCACAAGAAATAATCCTGGTTTTCATGGAGCTCCCAATTCTAGTCCTATTCACCTGAATAGGACTCCTCTTTCTCCACCTTCAGTAATGCTACATGGTTCTCCTGTACAGTCATCCTGTGCAATGGCTGGAAGGACTAATATACCTCTTTCCCCAACCTTGACTACAAAGAGTCCAGTAATGAAAAAACCAATGTGTAATTTTTCAACTAATATGGAAATACCACGAGCAATGTTCCACCACAAACCACCCCAAGGcccacctccccctcctccaccttctTGTGCTCTTCAGAAAAAGCCATTAACATCTGAGAAAGATCCACTTGGCATTCTTGACCCTATTCCTAGTAAACCAGTGAATCAGAACCCCGTTATCATTAATCCAACCAGTTTCCATTCAAATGTCCACTCTCAGGTACCTATGATGAATGTAAGCATGCCTCCTGCTGTTGTTCCTTTGCCAAGTAATCTCCCATTGCCAACTGTAAAACCTGGCCACATGAATCATGGGAGTCATGTACAAAGAGTTCAGCATTCAGCTTCAACCTCCCTGTCCCCTTCTCCAGTGACATCCCCAGTGCACATGATGGGGACTGGAATTGGAAGGATTGAGGCATCGCCCCAAAGATCACGCTCATCTTCCACATCATCAGATCATGGAAATTTCATGATGCCACCTATAGGACCCCAGGCCACTTGTAGTGGTATTAAGGTTCCACCCAGGTCACCAAGGTCAACAATAGGGTCCCCAAGGCCATCAATGCCATCAAGCCCTTCTACCAAGTCCGATGGACATCATCAGTACAAGGATATCCCTAACCCATTAATTGCTGGAATAAGTAATGTACTAAATACCCCAAGCAGTGCAGCTTTTCCTACTGCATCTGCCGGAAGTGGTTCTGTAAAGAGTCAGCCTGGTTTGCTGGGAATGCCTTTAAATCAGATCTTGAACCAGCACAATGCTGCCTCCTTTCCAGCAAGTAGTTTACTCTCAGCAGCAGCCAAAGCACAGCTAGCAAATCAAAACAAACTTGCTGGTAACAACAGTAGCAGCAGTAGCAATTCTGGAGCTGTTGCCGGCAGTGGCAACACTGAAGGACATAGCACTTTAAACACCATGTTCCCTCCTACTGCCAACATGCTTCTCCCAACAGGTGAAGGGCAAAGTGGTCGAGCAGCACTAAGAGATAAGCTGATGTCTCAGCAAAAAGACTCACTGCGGAAAAGGAAACAACCACCTACGACAGTGTTGAGTTTGCTCAGACAGTCTCAAATGGATAGTTCTGCAGTTCCTAAACCTGGACCTGACTTGCTAAGGAAGCAGGGTCAGAGTTCATTTCCCATCAGTTCAATGTCTCAGTTACTACAGTCTATGAGTTGTCAAAGCTCTCACTTGAGTAGCAATAGTACCCCGGGTTGTGGGGCCTCAAATACTGCTTTGCCTTGCTCTGCTAACCAGCTGCATTTTACAGATCCCAGTATGAACTCTAGTGTTCTTCAGAATTCACTGACACAGAACATACCTTTAAGAGGGGAAGCCGTGCACTGCCACAATGCAAACACTAACTTTGTTCACAGTAACAGTCCAGTCCCCAACCACCATCTTGCAGGTTTAATAAATCAGATTCAGGCTAGCGGGAACTGTGGGATGCTCAGTCAGTCGGGCATGGCTTTAGGAAATTCCTTACATCCCAATCCACCTCAGTCAAGAATTTCAACGTCCTCCACTCCAGTGATACCAAACAGCATTGTTAGCAGCTATAATCAAACAAGTTCTGAAGCAG gcgGTTCAGGACCATCATCCTCCATAGCCATAGCGGGCACCAACCACCCTGCCATCACAAAGACAACATCTGTTCTTCAAGATGGCGTCATAGTCACCACGGCAGCTGGAAACCCACTGCAGAGTCAGCTGCCCATTGGGAGTGATTTTCCTTTTGTTGGCCAGGAGCACGCACTTCATTTTCCATCCAACAGCACTTCAAACAACCATCTTCCACACCCCTTGAACCCCAGCCTCCTCAGTTCTCTACCTATCTCTTTGCCAGTGAATCAACAGCATCTCCTAAACCAGAATCTATTAAATATCCTCCAGCCTTCAGCAGGAGAAGGCAAGTCTGAGATCAACCTCCACCCTTTAGGTTTTCTCGACCCGAATGTAAACGCTGCTTTAGCTTTTCTCTCCAGTGACATGGATGGGCAGGTATTGCAGCCTGTTCACTTTCAGCTCTTAGCAGCCCTGCTTCAGAACCAAGCCCAAGCAGCTGCCATGCTTCCCCTGCCATCTTTCAATCTGACCATCTCAGATCTTTTCCAACAGCAAAATACCCCTTTACCCTCATTAACACAGATGACAGCCCCACCAGACCATTTGCCAAGCAATCAGTCAGACAACAGCCGAGCTGAGACCCTTTTAACCAGCCCCCTGGGGAACCCTTTACCAAGCTTTGCAGGCAGTGACACTACTTTTAACCCCCTGTTCCTCCCAGCTGTCAATGGGGCCTCAGGATTAATGACCTTGAATCCCCAGCTGTTGGGAGGTGTCCTGAACTCGGCATCGGCCAACACCGCTAATCATCCAGAGGTTTCCATAGCAACCTCCTCCCAGGCAACCACTACCACAACCACTACATCATCAGCAGTGGCAGCACTGACTGTCTCAACACTTGGTGGGACAGCAGTGGTGTCAATGGCAGAAACATTGCTGAATATATCTAATAATGCTGGGAATACACCTGGTTCAGCTAAACTCAACAGTAACTCTGTGGTGCCACAGCTACTTAACCCTCTACTGGGGACAGGTCTACTTG GTGATATGTCATCAATAAACAATACTTTGAATAACCATCAACTGACTCATCTACAGTCGCTGTTAAACAACAATCAGATGTTTCCTCCAAATCAGCAACAGCAGCAACTTCTCCAGGGGTACCAGAATCTCCAGGCGTTCCAAGGACAGCCCACAATTCCTTGCCCAGCTAACAATAACCCCATGGCTTGTCTGTTTCAGAACTTTCAG GTGAGAATGCAGGAAGATGCAGCTCTCCTAAACAAAAGAATAAGCACTCAGCCTGGGCTCACAGCACTTCCTGAGAATCCAAACACTACACTTCCACCTTTTCAAGATACACCTTGTGAGTTGCAACCGAGGATTGACCCATCTCTTGGTCAACAGGTGAAGGATGGCCTCGTTGTGGGTGGCCCAGGTGATGCTTCTGTAGATGCCATTTACAAAGCAGTTGTCGATGCAGCCAGCAAGGGAATGCAGGTTGTCATCACCACTGCAGTCAACAGTACAACTCAGATCAGCCCCATTCCAGCTCTGAGTGCCATGAGTGCCTTCACTGCTTCAATTGGTGACCCATTAAATCTCTCCAGTGCTGTCAGTGCGGTCATTCATGGACGGAACATGGGAGGTGTTGATCATGACGGTAGGCTGAGGAATTCAAGAGGGGTTCGGCTGCCCAAGAATCTAGACCATGGGAAAAATGCGAACGAAGGAGATGGGTTTGAATATTTCAAGTCAGCAAGTTGCCACACATCCAAAAAACAGTGGGACGGGGAGCAAAGCCCCAGAGGGGAGCGAAACAGGTGGAAGTACGAGGAATTTTTAGATCATCCAGGCCATATCCACAGTAGTCCTTGTCATGAAAGGTCCAATAATGTCTCTACACTGCCATTTCTGCCTGGGGAACAGCACCCAATACTGTTACCACCAAGAAACTGTCCAGGGGATAAAATTCTAGAGGAAAATTTCAGGTATAATAACTACAAAAGAACTATGATGAGTTTTAAGGAGAGACTAGAGAACACTGTGGAAAGATGTGCACACATTAATGGGAATAGACCTCGACAGAGTCGGGGATTTGGAGAGCTGCTAAGCACTGCAAAGCAAGACCTGGTCCTAGAGGAGCAGTCTCCAAGTTCCTCAAATAGTTTGGAAAATTCTCTGGTCAAAGACTACATCCATTACAATGGAGACTTTAATGCCAAAAGCATTAATGGGTGTGTGCCTAGCCCTTCAGATGCTAAAAGCATTAGTAGTGAAGATGACCTAAGGAATCCAGACTCCCCCTCTTCAAATGAATTGATACATTATAGACCAAGGACGTTCAATGTTGGCGACTTGGTCTGGGGCCAAATCAAAGGACTGACTTCCTGGCCTGGAAAATTAGTAAGAGAAGACGACGTTCACAATTCATGTCAACAAAGCCCAGAGGAAGGGAAG